A portion of the Candidatus Pristimantibacillus lignocellulolyticus genome contains these proteins:
- a CDS encoding flagellar biosynthetic protein FliO has translation MLKLGWKITVLTTLLTMSLPYIAVATDGNSELGVGLSSGVDKMDTGYIGDVIWVFVALAIVITLLIFTIKFLSKRNRAWGTQRGLRSLGGISLGQNSSMQVIEIANRIYVVGVGDQVTLLDKLDDPEIVARIIQELELKEQPMISLSTMKEWLSSSKRSKTDFKENDTNMWNESSSFEDLLQSKLDKQAERKQELESLLKDNNK, from the coding sequence ATGTTGAAGTTAGGTTGGAAAATAACTGTATTAACAACTTTACTTACAATGTCTCTTCCTTATATCGCTGTTGCTACTGACGGTAACAGCGAGTTAGGAGTAGGCTTGAGTAGTGGAGTTGATAAAATGGATACCGGATATATAGGCGACGTTATTTGGGTGTTCGTTGCTCTTGCTATCGTAATCACTCTATTAATTTTCACAATAAAATTTCTTTCAAAGCGTAATCGTGCGTGGGGAACTCAACGGGGTCTTCGTTCATTAGGTGGTATTAGTCTTGGTCAAAATTCTTCCATGCAAGTTATTGAAATCGCTAATCGTATCTATGTTGTTGGAGTAGGTGATCAAGTAACTCTACTAGACAAATTAGATGATCCAGAAATAGTAGCGAGAATTATTCAAGAACTTGAGCTGAAAGAACAACCGATGATTTCATTGTCTACGATGAAGGAATGGCTATCATCTAGTAAACGTTCGAAAACGGACTTCAAAGAAAATGATACTAACATGTGGAATGAGTCTAGTTCTTTTGAAGACTTACTGCAAAGTAAACTTGATAAACAAGCGGAACGTAAGCAGGAGTTAGAGTCACTTTTGAAAGATAATAATAAATGA
- the flhA gene encoding flagellar biosynthesis protein FlhA: MKLKELIITCGIIGIILMMIVPIPTLLIDFLLIVNITISLTILLVAMNTKSALDFSIFPAILLVTTIFRLALSISTTRSILSTAEGGEVIETFGQWVGGGDVIIGFVVFLILVVVQFIVITKGSERVAEVAARFTLDAMPGKQMSIDADLNSGIINEFEAKERRSKIERESNFFGAMDGASKFIKGDAIATIVMMIINLIGGFIIGMVNWDLSFAESLNKFTILTIGDGLVAQIPALLISTASGLIVTRSASDGNLAEDITAQLFKYPKLLYVAAGTIAVLGLTPIGPLRTWPFAIGIAIAAYLIQTSQTKKAAQDELLVEEQQIEEVRSPESVISLLQVDPIEFEFGYGLIPLADTQQGGDLLDRIIMIRRQCALELGLVVPVIRIRDNIQLKPNEYVIKIKGNTVARGELLLNHYLAMSPGFEDDSIHGIETTEPAFGLPAIWIDEMTKERAELAGYTVVDPPSVVATHLTEIVKRHAHELLGRQETKALVENVKSSYPALVDELIPAVMSLGDVQKVLTKLLQEKVSIRDLVTIFETLADYGQYSKDTDILTEYVRQSLSRQITLQYSTEGQSLRVITVGAQLEKKLIDSVQQNDQGSYVSLDPVSSQQIYQRLTEQVNRLLQSGQQPIVLTSPTIRMYLRQVVARTLQDIPILSYSELEPNVEVQSVGVVNL; the protein is encoded by the coding sequence ATGAAGCTGAAAGAGCTCATTATTACTTGCGGTATCATAGGAATTATTCTCATGATGATCGTGCCAATCCCTACTTTGCTTATTGACTTTCTTCTAATTGTGAATATTACGATATCACTTACGATCTTACTAGTTGCAATGAATACGAAATCTGCTCTTGATTTTTCTATTTTCCCAGCAATACTTTTAGTTACTACAATATTTAGGCTTGCACTAAGTATTTCTACAACAAGAAGTATTCTATCTACAGCAGAGGGCGGAGAAGTAATTGAAACATTTGGTCAATGGGTAGGTGGCGGAGACGTAATTATCGGCTTTGTCGTCTTCTTAATTCTAGTAGTTGTTCAATTCATTGTTATTACTAAAGGTTCTGAGCGGGTTGCAGAGGTAGCTGCAAGATTTACACTAGATGCAATGCCTGGTAAGCAGATGAGTATTGACGCTGACTTGAACTCAGGAATTATCAATGAATTTGAAGCAAAAGAACGTCGTTCTAAAATTGAAAGAGAATCTAATTTCTTCGGAGCTATGGATGGTGCAAGTAAGTTCATTAAAGGTGATGCGATTGCGACGATTGTAATGATGATTATCAATCTAATTGGCGGATTTATTATTGGTATGGTGAACTGGGATCTATCTTTCGCTGAATCACTTAATAAGTTTACGATCTTAACGATTGGTGATGGTCTAGTTGCACAAATTCCAGCATTATTAATCTCAACTGCATCTGGTCTTATTGTCACTCGTTCTGCTTCTGATGGAAACTTAGCAGAGGATATTACTGCTCAGTTGTTCAAGTATCCAAAATTACTTTATGTTGCTGCTGGTACAATTGCTGTGCTTGGATTAACTCCGATTGGTCCTCTTCGTACATGGCCGTTTGCAATTGGAATAGCAATTGCTGCTTATCTAATTCAAACTTCGCAAACGAAGAAAGCAGCACAAGATGAATTACTTGTAGAAGAACAACAGATCGAAGAGGTAAGAAGTCCAGAAAGTGTCATTAGTTTACTTCAAGTTGATCCGATCGAGTTTGAATTTGGTTATGGATTAATTCCACTAGCTGATACTCAACAAGGCGGAGACTTGTTAGATCGAATTATTATGATCCGGAGACAATGTGCGCTTGAATTAGGTTTAGTTGTCCCAGTTATTCGCATAAGGGATAACATTCAACTTAAGCCCAATGAATACGTGATAAAGATCAAAGGAAATACAGTTGCTCGCGGAGAGTTATTATTGAATCACTATTTAGCAATGAGTCCTGGATTTGAAGATGATTCGATTCATGGAATTGAGACAACGGAGCCAGCATTTGGCTTACCAGCAATATGGATTGATGAAATGACTAAAGAACGAGCTGAATTAGCAGGATACACAGTTGTTGATCCTCCATCAGTTGTTGCTACTCATCTAACAGAGATCGTTAAGCGCCATGCACATGAATTACTTGGTCGTCAAGAAACGAAAGCACTTGTTGAAAATGTTAAGTCGAGTTATCCTGCACTTGTAGATGAACTTATACCTGCCGTAATGTCTCTTGGTGATGTTCAAAAAGTATTAACGAAATTATTGCAGGAAAAAGTATCGATTCGCGACCTTGTTACGATATTTGAAACGTTAGCAGACTATGGTCAATATTCTAAAGATACAGACATATTAACAGAATATGTTCGTCAATCATTATCTCGACAAATTACGTTACAATATTCAACTGAAGGCCAATCGTTACGTGTCATTACTGTAGGTGCACAACTTGAGAAGAAACTTATTGATTCTGTTCAACAGAATGATCAAGGTAGTTACGTTTCACTTGATCCAGTTTCATCGCAACAAATTTATCAAAGATTAACAGAACAAGTAAATCGCTTGTTGCAATCTGGTCAGCAACCTATCGTACTTACTTCACCTACGATTCGAATGTATTTACGTCAAGTTGTTGCACGTACTTTGCAAGATATTCCAATTTTATCTTATAGTGAATTGGAGCCAAATGTAGAAGTTCAAAGCGTTGGGGTGGTTAATCTATGA
- the fliR gene encoding flagellar type III secretion system protein FliR → MTEVFMNAVPIFLLIFCRVTAFFVVTPVFSHKTVPSIFKIGLGFFISLFIFMMHADNQVMVLDLQYVMLIIREVLIGLMLGFIVYLFFALMHTAGGIIDMQIGFAMANIIDPVSGTSVPLLGNFKYLLMLVVFLMMNGHHYLLTGLMDSYQWIPIENNWFARMADGSIAEFITNSVVLSIIIGIQIAVPIMVAMFITDVGLGFLAKTAPQFNVFVIGFPVKIMLGLLLIILTLPGTTLILEKVFSILFDTLKQFFGVVGGPPA, encoded by the coding sequence ATGACAGAAGTATTTATGAATGCAGTTCCTATTTTTTTGCTTATATTTTGTCGAGTAACAGCTTTTTTCGTCGTAACTCCTGTTTTTTCTCATAAAACGGTGCCGTCGATTTTTAAGATAGGACTAGGTTTTTTTATCTCATTATTTATCTTTATGATGCATGCTGATAATCAAGTGATGGTTCTTGATTTACAATATGTGATGCTGATCATTCGTGAAGTATTAATTGGGCTAATGTTGGGTTTTATCGTCTATTTATTCTTTGCCTTGATGCACACAGCAGGTGGGATTATCGACATGCAGATAGGTTTTGCAATGGCGAATATTATCGATCCTGTATCGGGAACATCAGTACCCTTACTGGGTAATTTCAAGTATTTATTGATGTTAGTCGTATTTCTGATGATGAATGGACATCATTATTTACTTACTGGCCTAATGGACAGTTATCAGTGGATACCAATAGAAAACAATTGGTTTGCAAGAATGGCTGATGGAAGCATCGCCGAGTTTATTACGAATTCAGTGGTACTTAGTATTATCATTGGTATTCAGATCGCAGTACCTATCATGGTAGCAATGTTTATAACGGATGTTGGGTTAGGGTTTCTAGCAAAAACAGCACCACAATTCAATGTTTTTGTTATTGGTTTTCCAGTTAAAATCATGCTAGGACTATTACTAATAATATTAACGTTACCTGGGACGACTCTTATTTTAGAAAAAGTTTTCTCTATTCTTTTTGACACATTAAAACAATTTTTTGGTGTTGTTGGTGGTCCGCCTGCATAG
- the fliP gene encoding flagellar type III secretion system pore protein FliP (The bacterial flagellar biogenesis protein FliP forms a type III secretion system (T3SS)-type pore required for flagellar assembly.) — protein MKKKWMLIVPLLLILLLTMVPYAHAEALPDISINVGGSDGESSGTGTVTILLLITVLSIAPAILVLMTSFTRIVIVLGFVKTSMGTNTVPPSQVLVGLAMFLTFFIMAPTFNQINEVALQPYMQGEITQEQALEEAAKPMKEFMFKHTREKDLLLFMDYTQTEKPATYEDIPITTLIPAYAISELKTAFQMGFMIFIPFLVIDMIVASTLMAMGMMMLPPIMISLPFKILLFILVDGWYLIVRSLLLSFSP, from the coding sequence ATGAAAAAAAAGTGGATGCTTATCGTACCGCTGTTACTGATTCTATTACTAACGATGGTACCGTACGCTCACGCTGAAGCACTTCCTGATATCTCCATTAACGTTGGTGGTTCTGATGGTGAAAGTTCAGGTACAGGCACAGTAACAATACTTCTATTAATTACTGTATTGAGTATTGCACCTGCAATATTAGTTCTGATGACGAGTTTTACTAGAATTGTCATAGTACTAGGTTTTGTGAAAACCTCAATGGGTACAAACACTGTACCTCCATCACAAGTTTTAGTTGGTCTAGCAATGTTCCTAACATTCTTTATTATGGCGCCAACATTTAATCAGATCAATGAAGTAGCGTTACAACCATATATGCAAGGTGAAATAACGCAAGAACAAGCACTTGAAGAAGCAGCTAAACCTATGAAAGAGTTTATGTTCAAGCATACGCGTGAGAAAGATTTGTTATTATTTATGGACTATACTCAAACCGAGAAACCAGCAACTTACGAAGATATTCCAATTACAACATTAATTCCCGCCTATGCGATAAGCGAACTAAAAACTGCATTTCAGATGGGTTTCATGATTTTCATCCCGTTTCTCGTAATTGATATGATCGTAGCGAGTACGTTGATGGCGATGGGGATGATGATGTTACCTCCTATTATGATTTCTTTACCTTTTAAGATCTTATTATTCATATTAGTAGACGGTTGGTATCTGATCGTCCGATCATTACTACTAAGCTTTAGTCCATAA
- the flhF gene encoding flagellar biosynthesis protein FlhF, whose protein sequence is MRVKRYVVDTLPDAVSLIRDEMGNDAVILETKDIKIGGFLGMFKKRKIEVMAAVEPSVQKKPKKITSDQVDYVVDQILKASQRNKETKIEEDDVRTSSSIVTPSKAHESLVVPNGSSFASKLYGGSSQIDTHVEREATNSSVRENSLSGKSAVATEVLEKSDVLPFPDQEQVKAQSNNFSKTELFIVNELKSLRHEMQRLSSKSTVTISLSPAVEAIKQRLAEQEIFEQWIEVISDELYELELKNNELLSTDAVWDFSKQKFLEWLSPYQAAEINTNSRVVQFVGPTGVGKTTTIAKLSANYSIKDGKKIGLITADTYRIAAVEQLRTYANILNIPLEVVFSPLDLHRAFAQLETAELIFMDTAGRNFKSDIHVSEVNSLLQTDEISEAILVLSLTSRTQDMNVVAEKFSKYGVRKVVFTKLDEANVYGSIFNMIMMYGLQPLFVTSGQNVPDDIEAFSIEGYIEQLLGDPHHE, encoded by the coding sequence ATGAGGGTAAAACGTTATGTAGTAGATACTTTACCTGATGCTGTCTCACTTATCCGTGATGAGATGGGGAATGACGCAGTCATTTTAGAAACGAAAGATATTAAAATCGGTGGATTTCTAGGGATGTTTAAGAAGCGTAAAATAGAAGTCATGGCAGCAGTTGAGCCGAGTGTGCAAAAAAAACCGAAAAAAATTACTAGTGATCAAGTGGATTATGTAGTTGATCAAATTTTAAAAGCAAGCCAACGTAATAAGGAGACTAAAATTGAGGAAGATGATGTTCGCACATCTTCTTCAATTGTTACTCCATCAAAAGCTCATGAGTCTTTAGTAGTACCAAACGGTTCATCGTTTGCATCCAAATTATATGGTGGATCCTCTCAAATTGATACTCATGTAGAGCGAGAAGCTACAAACTCATCGGTACGTGAGAACTCATTATCTGGTAAATCTGCTGTTGCTACTGAAGTACTAGAAAAGTCTGATGTGCTACCATTTCCTGATCAGGAACAAGTGAAAGCACAGTCTAATAATTTTTCAAAGACAGAGCTTTTCATTGTAAACGAACTGAAAAGTCTACGTCATGAAATGCAACGATTATCATCAAAATCTACTGTAACAATCTCATTATCTCCTGCCGTCGAAGCGATTAAGCAAAGATTAGCAGAACAAGAAATATTCGAGCAGTGGATTGAAGTAATAAGCGATGAATTGTATGAACTAGAACTTAAAAATAATGAGTTACTATCTACGGATGCCGTTTGGGATTTTTCAAAACAAAAATTTCTTGAATGGCTTTCTCCGTATCAAGCAGCAGAAATTAATACTAACTCGAGAGTTGTCCAATTTGTTGGTCCAACAGGAGTAGGTAAGACAACGACAATAGCGAAACTATCTGCAAATTATTCTATTAAGGACGGGAAGAAGATCGGATTAATTACAGCTGATACTTACCGTATTGCAGCCGTTGAGCAATTAAGAACGTATGCTAACATATTAAATATTCCTTTAGAAGTGGTATTTTCTCCTTTAGATTTACATCGTGCGTTTGCGCAATTAGAAACAGCCGAACTTATTTTTATGGATACTGCTGGACGTAACTTTAAGAGTGATATTCATGTTTCAGAAGTGAATAGTTTACTTCAAACAGATGAAATAAGTGAAGCCATTCTTGTTCTCAGTCTAACGAGCAGAACACAAGATATGAATGTTGTCGCAGAAAAATTCAGTAAATATGGCGTGAGAAAAGTTGTATTCACGAAACTTGATGAAGCCAATGTTTACGGTTCTATCTTTAATATGATTATGATGTATGGCTTACAACCATTATTCGTAACAAGTGGACAGAATGTACCTGATGATATTGAAGCGTTTTCAATTGAAGGTTATATAGAACAATTGCTAGGAGATCCACATCATGAATGA
- the flhB gene encoding flagellar biosynthesis protein FlhB, which produces MQKYALHLDLQLFNQEKTEKATPKKVSDERKKGQVAKSQELPAALILTLVFASFMMLGGYYETHFMRLFTNLFENWLTLELTAGNLGDFFVSIMLEIIILLAPIFAIVMLVGVIGNVVQFGFLLTGEPLQPKLSKLNPIEGFKRIFSMRSLVEFAKSLLKVTIIGMMVYSIISAEWVTIQGLALQPLDVVFAYAASLVLRLGITIGAILVALALLDYMYQKYENAKSLRMSKQDIKDEHKKSEGDPLIKSKIREKQLRMAISRMMQEIPNADVVITNPTHFAVALKYDSSNMEAPKVIAKGKDHLALKIREVAKEHGVITLENKPLARALYSQAEIGDSIPADLFQAVAEVLAYVYKLKGSKKKRK; this is translated from the coding sequence GTGCAAAAGTATGCACTACATCTTGATTTACAACTATTCAATCAAGAGAAAACTGAAAAAGCTACTCCTAAGAAAGTTTCTGATGAACGTAAAAAGGGTCAAGTCGCTAAATCACAAGAATTACCGGCAGCACTCATTCTTACTTTAGTATTTGCCTCGTTTATGATGCTAGGTGGATATTATGAAACTCATTTCATGAGATTGTTCACGAATCTATTTGAAAATTGGTTGACTTTAGAATTAACTGCTGGCAATCTAGGTGATTTTTTTGTCTCTATCATGTTGGAAATAATAATTCTTTTAGCACCAATTTTTGCAATTGTTATGTTAGTAGGGGTCATTGGTAATGTAGTACAGTTTGGCTTTCTTTTGACTGGTGAACCACTGCAACCAAAGTTAAGTAAATTGAATCCGATTGAAGGGTTCAAACGGATTTTTTCTATGAGAAGCCTTGTTGAATTTGCGAAGAGCTTACTTAAAGTTACGATAATAGGAATGATGGTTTATTCTATTATTTCTGCGGAATGGGTAACGATCCAAGGATTAGCATTACAACCGCTAGATGTCGTATTCGCTTATGCAGCTTCATTAGTACTTCGTCTAGGTATTACTATAGGTGCTATTCTAGTTGCACTAGCATTACTAGATTACATGTATCAGAAATACGAAAATGCAAAAAGTTTGAGAATGTCCAAACAAGATATTAAAGATGAGCATAAAAAATCTGAAGGTGATCCTTTAATTAAAAGTAAAATTCGAGAGAAGCAATTAAGAATGGCAATTTCTCGTATGATGCAAGAAATTCCAAATGCTGATGTCGTTATTACTAACCCGACACACTTCGCCGTTGCACTAAAGTATGATTCTTCTAATATGGAGGCACCAAAAGTTATCGCTAAAGGAAAGGATCATCTCGCGCTCAAAATTCGTGAGGTTGCAAAGGAGCATGGTGTCATTACATTGGAAAATAAGCCGCTAGCTAGAGCACTGTACAGTCAAGCTGAGATAGGAGACTCTATACCAGCTGACTTATTCCAAGCTGTAGCAGAAGTATTGGCATATGTATATAAATTAAAAGGTAGCAAAAAAAAACGGAAGTAA
- the fliQ gene encoding flagellar biosynthesis protein FliQ — translation MSADFIIGLAGESVFTVLKASAPMLVLALVTGLVVSVFQATTQIQEQTLAFVPKIVAVLLSVIVFGPWILNTVVDFTYTIFSNLHQYIG, via the coding sequence TTGAGTGCAGACTTCATAATTGGTCTTGCAGGAGAATCCGTATTCACTGTCTTGAAAGCATCCGCTCCCATGCTTGTGCTAGCATTAGTAACTGGATTAGTAGTGAGTGTCTTTCAGGCGACAACCCAAATTCAAGAACAGACGTTAGCGTTTGTACCGAAGATCGTAGCTGTTCTATTGTCTGTTATTGTCTTTGGCCCATGGATACTGAATACGGTTGTTGACTTCACGTATACGATATTTAGCAATTTACATCAATATATCGGTTAG